One window of the Pedobacter ginsengisoli genome contains the following:
- a CDS encoding M20 family metallo-hydrolase produces MIEQLQKDSLELLRKLIGIQSFSKEEDKTADAIEQFLQQRNIKTYRKLNNVWAYNKYFDKSKPTLLLNSHHDTVKPNSGYTRDPYDAAIEDDKLYGLGSNDAGGCLVSLIATFLYYYDQQELSYNICLATTAEEEISGNNGLECVLPDLGELEFAIVGEPTQMNLAIAERGLLVLDCTSTGKAGHAAREEGDNAIYKALKDIEWFRNYRFSKVSEVFGPLKMSVTIINAGSQHNVVPATCTFTVDVRVTDAYTNEEVLKIIRTNVDCDVKPRSIRLKPSSIDKEHPLVQSGIALGRTTYGSPTTSDQALLSIPSVKVGPGDSARSHMADEYVFVDEIAEGIALYIEMLKPVIKGK; encoded by the coding sequence ATGATAGAACAACTGCAAAAAGATAGTTTAGAATTGTTAAGAAAGCTAATAGGCATTCAGTCTTTTAGCAAAGAGGAAGATAAAACAGCTGATGCGATTGAACAGTTTTTGCAGCAACGCAACATAAAAACATACAGGAAGCTTAATAACGTATGGGCTTATAATAAGTACTTTGATAAAAGCAAACCTACATTACTTTTAAACTCACATCATGATACAGTAAAGCCAAATTCAGGCTATACCCGTGATCCTTATGACGCAGCGATTGAAGATGATAAATTATACGGATTGGGAAGTAATGATGCAGGAGGATGTCTGGTATCGCTTATAGCAACATTTCTGTATTACTATGATCAGCAGGAATTAAGCTATAACATTTGTTTGGCTACAACGGCAGAAGAAGAGATTTCAGGCAACAACGGACTAGAGTGTGTACTTCCTGATTTAGGTGAACTGGAGTTTGCAATTGTAGGTGAGCCAACACAGATGAACCTTGCAATTGCAGAGCGTGGATTGTTGGTACTAGATTGTACATCTACTGGCAAAGCTGGTCATGCAGCACGTGAAGAAGGGGACAATGCAATTTATAAGGCGCTTAAAGATATTGAGTGGTTCAGGAATTATCGCTTTTCTAAAGTTTCTGAAGTATTTGGGCCATTAAAAATGTCGGTTACAATTATCAATGCCGGGTCTCAGCATAATGTTGTGCCTGCTACCTGTACTTTTACAGTAGATGTACGTGTAACTGATGCCTATACCAATGAGGAGGTGTTGAAAATTATCCGCACCAATGTGGACTGTGATGTGAAGCCACGGTCTATCAGATTAAAGCCATCATCAATAGATAAAGAACACCCGCTGGTTCAATCGGGCATCGCACTTGGAAGAACAACTTACGGGTCGCCTACAACTTCAGATCAGGCTTTGCTGAGCATTCCTTCTGTCAAGGTTGGCCCTGGTGATTCGGCACGTTCTCATATGGCTGATGAGTATGTTTTTGTAGATGAAATTGCTGAAGGTATAGCACTTTATATTGAGATGCTTAAGCCGGTAATAAAGGGCAAATAA
- the proC gene encoding pyrroline-5-carboxylate reductase has protein sequence MNQFKGSIAILGSGNIGVSLAKGLVKASYAEPGQITLTRRNVSNLTAFSDQGFMVSGENAAVVAAADIVVLAVLPQQLNQLLEQIRPAVDPAKQVFISVASGVSCIDIRNKLGDAVQVVRAMPNTAIAIGQSMTCVATDNASKENVDEVVRMFETVGAVVKINEDLMTSATALCACGIAFFLRAIRAASQGGVEIGFHADEALKMAVQTAKGAADLLLQMQSHPEQEIDKVTSPKGCTIAGLNEMEHNGFSSSLIKGIKLSAIKAGALYTKE, from the coding sequence ATGAACCAGTTTAAAGGCAGTATTGCCATTTTAGGAAGCGGAAATATTGGTGTCTCTTTAGCCAAAGGGCTAGTTAAGGCGAGCTATGCAGAGCCCGGTCAGATTACGCTGACAAGGCGTAATGTTTCTAACTTAACTGCATTTTCTGATCAGGGGTTTATGGTTAGTGGTGAGAATGCTGCCGTAGTTGCCGCTGCTGATATTGTTGTTCTGGCTGTTTTACCGCAACAATTGAATCAGTTATTGGAACAGATACGTCCTGCAGTTGATCCGGCTAAACAGGTTTTTATTTCTGTTGCATCTGGTGTAAGTTGTATTGACATTAGAAATAAGCTTGGTGATGCAGTTCAGGTTGTTAGGGCAATGCCCAATACAGCAATTGCAATAGGCCAATCGATGACTTGCGTAGCCACAGACAATGCTTCAAAAGAAAATGTGGATGAGGTTGTTAGAATGTTTGAAACAGTTGGAGCTGTTGTAAAAATCAATGAAGACCTAATGACTTCTGCAACCGCGCTATGTGCTTGCGGAATTGCATTTTTCTTACGTGCAATAAGAGCGGCATCGCAGGGTGGGGTAGAAATCGGTTTTCATGCTGATGAGGCATTAAAAATGGCTGTACAAACAGCAAAAGGCGCTGCAGATTTGTTATTGCAAATGCAATCCCATCCTGAACAGGAGATAGATAAAGTTACTTCACCTAAAGGGTGTACAATAGCAGGATTAAACGAGATGGAACACAATGGCTTCAGCTCATCTTTAATTAAAGGTATTAAGTTGTCGGCAATAAAAGCAGGGGCTTTATACACTAAAGAATAA
- the argB gene encoding acetylglutamate kinase, translating into MKKLSVIKIGGNVIDNSEKLHQFLLDFAALPGDKILIHGGGKIATELGGSLGVEAKMVEGRRITDIETLRVVTMVYAGLINKNMVAQLQAKGSNAIGLTGADGNIIKAVKRPVKDIDYGFVGDLDEASVSSDTLDSLLKAGLVPVLCAITHDGASQLLNTNADTIASAVAVAMSSIYDTSLVYCFEKRGVMRDIDDDQSLVPVIRMGEFETLKNEGVVSGGMIPKLHNAFEAIKSGVSAVYIGKADELPQIDQQNFGTRLIR; encoded by the coding sequence ATGAAGAAACTCAGTGTAATTAAAATAGGTGGGAATGTTATAGATAATTCAGAGAAACTGCATCAGTTTTTACTTGATTTTGCGGCACTTCCAGGTGATAAGATTTTAATTCATGGTGGTGGTAAAATTGCTACTGAACTGGGGGGTTCACTAGGGGTAGAAGCCAAAATGGTAGAAGGCAGGCGTATAACTGATATTGAAACACTGCGTGTGGTTACCATGGTGTATGCCGGTTTGATTAATAAAAATATGGTTGCCCAGTTACAAGCCAAAGGAAGTAATGCAATTGGCTTAACTGGTGCAGATGGCAATATAATAAAGGCAGTTAAAAGACCAGTAAAGGATATTGATTATGGCTTTGTTGGTGATTTGGATGAGGCTTCGGTTTCGTCTGATACTTTAGATAGCTTATTAAAGGCAGGGCTTGTTCCTGTATTGTGTGCAATTACACACGATGGAGCATCACAATTATTAAACACTAATGCAGATACTATTGCATCTGCTGTTGCTGTTGCCATGTCATCAATTTATGATACCTCTTTAGTTTACTGTTTCGAAAAGCGTGGGGTAATGCGGGATATTGACGATGATCAATCCCTTGTACCTGTAATTAGAATGGGTGAATTTGAAACTTTAAAAAATGAAGGTGTAGTTTCGGGAGGAATGATCCCTAAATTGCACAATGCTTTTGAGGCCATAAAAAGTGGAGTTAGTGCAGTATATATTGGTAAAGCAGATGAATTGCCACAAATAGATCAACAGAATTTCGGAACCCGATTAATCAGATAA
- a CDS encoding acetylornithine carbamoyltransferase encodes MNQFTSVNDVQDIGQLVKDALALKESPYSHQHLGKNKTLGLVFLNPSLRTRLSTQKAALNLGMNVMVMNMDKEGWALETQDGVVMNGTTVEHIREAAAVMGQYCDILGLRSFPKLVNRDEDYNEDFFNKFIKYCNVPVVSLESATRHPLQSLADLVTIKETWTGATKPKVVLAWAPHIKALPQAVPNSFAEWMCKAQADGMLDFTIAQPKGYELSDDFTPGAIITHSLDEALKGADYIYVKNWSSFKEYGKVLTYPEGWMLNNEKLVGTNNAKVMHCLPVRRDLELSSEILDGPNSLVIHEAGNRLWAAQAVLKQMLEKL; translated from the coding sequence ATGAACCAATTCACCTCAGTAAATGATGTACAAGACATCGGCCAATTGGTTAAAGACGCATTGGCACTTAAGGAAAGCCCTTATTCGCATCAGCATTTAGGAAAGAATAAGACTCTGGGTCTTGTTTTTCTAAACCCAAGCTTGCGCACTCGCTTAAGTACTCAGAAAGCGGCGCTAAACTTGGGAATGAATGTAATGGTGATGAATATGGACAAGGAAGGCTGGGCATTAGAAACACAGGATGGTGTGGTAATGAACGGAACTACTGTTGAACATATTCGTGAAGCAGCTGCAGTAATGGGGCAATATTGCGACATTTTAGGCTTGCGTTCTTTTCCTAAGTTAGTAAACAGAGATGAAGATTATAATGAGGACTTTTTTAATAAGTTCATTAAATATTGTAATGTTCCTGTAGTAAGTTTAGAAAGCGCTACTCGCCATCCTTTACAAAGTTTAGCAGATCTTGTTACCATTAAAGAAACCTGGACTGGTGCAACTAAGCCCAAAGTAGTATTGGCATGGGCCCCTCATATTAAAGCATTACCTCAGGCTGTTCCTAACTCATTTGCTGAATGGATGTGTAAGGCTCAGGCAGATGGAATGCTTGATTTCACAATTGCTCAGCCAAAGGGCTATGAGCTAAGTGATGACTTTACTCCTGGTGCAATCATTACTCATAGCTTAGATGAAGCCCTTAAAGGAGCAGATTATATTTATGTTAAAAACTGGTCTAGCTTTAAGGAATACGGCAAAGTGCTTACCTATCCTGAAGGATGGATGCTGAATAATGAGAAACTGGTGGGGACAAATAATGCGAAAGTAATGCATTGCTTACCTGTTCGCCGAGATTTGGAGCTGTCGTCTGAAATATTGGATGGCCCCAACTCACTAGTTATCCATGAAGCAGGAAATCGTTTATGGGCGGCACAGGCTGTATTGAAGCAAATGTTAGAGAAATTGTAA
- a CDS encoding aspartate aminotransferase family protein: MNLFDVYPLNNIEIVKAQGSTVWDAEGQEYLDLYGGHAVISIGHTHPHYVQRLTDQLNKVGFYSNSVKIALQVQLAEQLGKVSGKTDYQLFLCNSGAEANENALKLASFYNGRKKVIAFKGAFHGRTSLAVSATDNPKIIAPVNETDNIVFLPHNDEAALEQAFAEFGNDVAAVIIEGIQGVGGIKEASISFLQKIRSLCDHYNSVYIADSVQCGYGRTGMFYSHEYAGVNADVYTMAKGMGNGFPVAGISIAPKFKPWHGMLGTTFGGNHLACAAALAVLEIIEQDDLLKNAETIGSYLIEELKRIEEVKEVRGRGLMIGIDLPESLAHVKKELLFKHKIFTGEAKPNVIRLLPALNLTKDQADQFLKEFKIALKG; encoded by the coding sequence ATGAACTTATTCGACGTATATCCATTAAATAATATTGAAATAGTAAAAGCACAAGGCAGCACCGTTTGGGATGCTGAAGGACAAGAATATCTGGATCTTTATGGAGGTCATGCTGTTATCTCTATTGGCCACACTCACCCTCATTATGTGCAACGTTTAACTGATCAGCTTAATAAAGTTGGTTTTTACTCAAATTCTGTTAAAATTGCTTTGCAGGTACAGTTAGCTGAACAGTTAGGTAAAGTTTCTGGTAAAACAGATTATCAGCTTTTTTTGTGTAACTCAGGTGCAGAGGCTAATGAAAATGCTTTAAAACTAGCTTCTTTTTACAATGGCAGAAAGAAAGTTATTGCATTTAAAGGTGCATTTCATGGAAGAACATCCTTAGCTGTTTCAGCTACTGACAATCCTAAAATTATTGCTCCTGTAAATGAAACCGACAACATTGTTTTCCTTCCTCATAATGATGAAGCTGCCCTGGAGCAGGCATTTGCTGAGTTTGGAAATGACGTAGCAGCTGTAATTATTGAAGGAATTCAAGGTGTAGGAGGCATAAAAGAAGCATCGATCAGCTTTTTGCAAAAGATCCGTTCTCTTTGTGATCACTACAATTCAGTTTACATAGCTGATAGTGTGCAGTGTGGTTATGGCAGAACAGGAATGTTCTATTCTCATGAATATGCAGGCGTTAATGCCGATGTTTACACTATGGCAAAAGGAATGGGTAATGGTTTCCCTGTTGCCGGAATTTCTATTGCACCTAAGTTTAAGCCTTGGCATGGTATGCTAGGGACTACTTTTGGTGGTAATCATCTTGCCTGTGCAGCAGCTTTAGCTGTTTTGGAGATCATTGAACAGGATGACTTATTGAAAAATGCCGAGACAATAGGTAGTTATCTTATTGAAGAATTAAAGAGAATAGAAGAGGTAAAAGAAGTGCGTGGACGCGGTTTAATGATAGGTATTGACCTTCCTGAGAGCCTTGCGCATGTAAAAAAAGAACTTTTATTTAAACACAAAATATTTACAGGCGAAGCAAAGCCTAATGTAATTAGACTTTTGCCTGCACTAAATTTAACTAAGGATCAGGCAGATCAATTTTTGAAAGAATTTAAAATTGCTTTAAAAGGATGA